In Lathyrus oleraceus cultivar Zhongwan6 chromosome 2, CAAS_Psat_ZW6_1.0, whole genome shotgun sequence, the DNA window ATAGATCGGTTTGACACGAATCACTTGACTCGAGTCATGACTCGAATCAAACAAGTAAAATTCTATTTTTTTCTCATCTTGATTTAAATCATTATCTCACTTGATTCATTCATCATTATATATCTTTATGGATTGTAGGTGAATTTCTACTGGTAAAATAACATCATGGCCAAAGGTTAACCGAAAAGGGGTCGACTTAGTGGCCTCTTTAGGAGAGGTACAACATGCCCATAAAATTTGGTCCAGAGTTTTATGCCAATTCCCAGGCTTCTTCCCTACATGATTTTTAATCAAGCCAATGATCACTTTATTGGTAGATTCGACTTGTCCATTGGCCTGAGCATAATAAGGCGTTGAAGTTAACAGTTTGAAGCCCATTTCTTTTGCAAATTCTTTCATTTTCTGACCAGTGAATACTGACCCTTGATCCGTTGTAATCGTCTAtgggattccaaatctataaataatGTGCTTTTGGATAAATTCGATCACATCCTATTGGTTCACATTTGGTAAGGGTATAACTTCAATCCCCTTTGTAAAATAATCAACTCCCACCAATATATATCTTTGATTTTTAGATGATGGAggtcgaatttccccaatcaAATATAAAGCCCAACCCATAAATGGCTAAGGCTTAATGATAGAATGTAATTCATTTGCAGGGACATGTTGTATGCCTGCATGCATCTGAGGTTCTTGGCATCCCTTTGCGAATTTGACACAGTCTTTCAACATAGTAGGCCAATACATCCCTTGGCGAAATAAAATCCATTTCATTTTATGACCGACTTGGTGTGCCCCACGCGCTCCACTATGTACAATTGAAAGGGCTAAGTACGCCTCTGACTCACTGTGGCACTTAAGAAAAATTCCCTCAGGAGTTTTTTTAAACAACTCTACACTCAAAAGAACATAACTCAATGCTCGATACCTGGTTTTTCGATCAGTAGACGCCGTTGGATTCTGCAGATACACCACTATTGGCTACCTCCAATCTTCATCTGTCAAATTGTCTACTGCCAATATTTTGAAATTCCCTTCACCAACATATCCTAGCTTTGTCTTTTCTAGGTCTAGGGGTACTAATCTGTTGCTACGACCTTTCCTCTGACTTCAATGACTTTATGcaaattttcttttgaaattttatactCGGATGCAATCTGGGCTAAATTGTTAGCCACTTGATTTTCTAGTCGAGGTATGTGTCGAATAGAAACCATTTCAAATCTTTTTAACAGTCGATTGGCGATTATGAAATACATAATTAAATTCTCCTTAGTACATCTATATTCTTTTGTGATCTGCTTTATGACCAACTCTGAATCACCCATTATTTTGACTCGAGTTGCCCCTAATTCCAACAACATTTCAAGTCCTGCTATGAgggcttcatattcagcctcatTATTTGAGAAGGTACCTTCTAATTTGTACTggaattttgttggaattttattaggagaaataattacaacccCAACGCCTGTACCATCCTTATGACTAGACCCATTGAAGTATAACTTCCAAGGTCCCAATTCGAGATAGTTTAGTGCATTTGCATCTATGGAGTGGTCGACTATAAAGTCTGCTACCACTTGTCCTTTAATAGCTCTTAATGGCATGTATGTTAAAGAAAATTCAGTCAATGCTAACGCCCATTTCCCAATTagactatgcaaaattggtttggataacatatgtttaataacgtcaaaatgagatgaaacataaacatcaacaggtttcatataatgcttcaattttgtacaagagaaatataagcataaacataatttttcaactatgctatacctagtttctgcatcatttaagactctactgaggtagtaaatggctctttcgacaccattatcatcctcttgagcTAACATGCTTCCTAAAGTCTTGTCAGATACAGATATATACAATCTCATACTTTTATTTCTACGAGGTGGTGTCAAGATTGGTGGATGACTCAAGTATGATTTAATCTTATCAAATGCTTCTTCTTGAGCCTGCCCCCACTCGAACCCTTCCTTGTTGAGTCGAAGCAATGATGAAAAAGCTTGCGTCTTTCCACTAAGGTTTGAGATAAATCTCCTTAGTAAATTGATTTTGCCTAGCAGTGACTGCAAACCTTTCTTCGTCAATGGCGCTTTTgcttccattatggccttggtattattctggtttatttcgatcccctttttgtggaccacaaagcctaagaaatccccatcctgcacacaaaaagcgcaTTTTAAAGGATTCATTTTTAGACGATCCTTTCTCATCCTCTCGAAAGATGTTCGAAGATGGTCTATGTGACTCTTCCCTGAAACAGTCTTGATGACAATATCATCTATATAGATTTGCATAAAAGTTTCTATAAAATCGTGGAAGATTGAATTCGTCGCTCTTTGGTAGGTTGCCCcatcatttttcaaaccaaaaggcatcaccaccCATTCGTAAGTGCCCAAGGCTCCATGGCATCGAAATGCTGTTTTCGGAACATCCTCTTCAGcaataaatatttgattataaccagaatACCCGTCAAGCATGCTTAAATATTCATAGCCTACAGCGGAGTCGACTAGCATTTCTACCACTGGCGTCgaatattcatcttttggggttgcagtatctaaatctctaaaatctatgcaaACCCTTAAAGTACCATTCTTCTTTACAACTGGCAGAATATTAGCTAACCATTCAACATACCTGGCCGTGCGGATGAAATTGCAGCGGATGAGCCTTTCgacttcctctttaatcttcgAAAGTATTGCTGGAGCAAATCATCGTGGGTTCTGCTTCACAGGCTTGATCGGAAATTTCAATTCGACCAGCTCTCTGCTTAAACCAAGCATTTCATCATAGTCCCATATGAAACAGTCCTTAAACTCTCTCAACAACTGGACCACTTCGACCTTGAGTTGAGGATGAATGTTGGCACTTATGTAAGTTGGCCTTTTTATCACTCCATCTCCCAAGTCTACTTCTTCAAGGGGCTCCTGAGCCAGCATTTTAATGTTTGTTGCTAGCGGATCCTTCTAAAAACCCAAAGGCTCATCATCGTAAATCGCATCAAGCCTCTGGTCTTGCTCTTCATTCTGACCCTTGTCAGGTGGCATTGGGTCAAAGTCCTTCCCAAGACCTATCGATTGAGAAACTTTActggcttcgacaaccatgttttTGACTTCGGCCTCTAAGGCCAATTGTTGTTTGCTTTCGGCAATGTAAGTTGAAATCCTCTTTAGCGTTGTAAACTCAGTCATTATTATTGAATTCACTTCCCCATCCTATGGGGTCGATTATAGATACTCCCAAATATTCGAAGTAGTCTTTGCCTACTATCTCTCTGTCCCAACGAAACTTATAGTGAGGGTGCAGTGACAAGAAACAATAAGCGTTATCATCAGGGGTAAATGCAAACTTGGCCGAATCACAGGGAGCTATGGTGGCCAAGTGCTTGTCAAATTGGCGCCTGTCGACATGATTGATAGGTGTTTTAAAGTACCCCTGATCTGCCTCTATGTTCTCGACGATGCCATCTGGGCGCCAAATTATTATCTTCTGGTGCATTGAAGATGGGACAACTCTGACCACGTGTATCCACTCTCTTCCAAGCAACATATTATAGTTAGCTTTTGTTTCCACAATCATAAACATTATGGACCTAGTGATTGTCCCTACAGTTAATTCGACTTGGATGGCTCCCATAGTGGAACCCACTTTACCTTCATAGTTGGTTAGCACCATATTATGAGGTTTGGCATCAGTATCATATTTGCCAATTTTTCTCAGCATGCGGTGAGGCATTAAGTTCACAGTCGCTCCATAATCCACCAGTATTTTATTAACGGGGACGTCTTCGACTTTTCTAGTGATGAAGAGGGGTTTAAGATGGCTCCTCATGGATTCACTGGGCCTCTCGAAGAAGGCATTTTTCTCTTCAACACAACCATTATTCATCACATAGTAACACACTGGCTTGTGAGCATCCATCTCTCTCTCTGTGATACTGTCGTTATCTTCGACTTCAGTAATCCAATCGAATTCCCTGGCATCACGGATACCACCCCGACTAGGATATCTAAGGAGGCTTCCGACCCTGATTCGAAGTTGTCAGTCAGCATTTCATCTTCAGCGGCCACTTGATTGTATTTTTCACTGGCCGTTTTGACTGGAGTATTGAGCTTTATTTTGATGAAGCTTGAGTCTTCCCTTTTCTTCACAGTCACATTGGTACTCGACTCAGCTTGATCCCTCTCACCAGCTTCTCTCTGGGATTTTCTCCTTCTTTGTTCTCCCCTCCATTGAGATCTGGTCATAGGGTTCTTTCCCTTATAGTTCTCGGCCACATGCGAGGTCCTTTTGTCAATTCGAAATTCCTTGCGGTAAGCCAATGACGAACCTCTTTCGACCTCGAAATTCTGCCATTTTCCATGACCGCGTTTCATACCATCAGTTTTCTTGACCCATTTTCCATTTGACCCTCCGACACTAGGCTTGAAGGAAATGGGTTTGAAATTTCGCCCTGCTTGCTTAGTTTCACCCAGCTTCACCATGGGGCGTCTTGGATCAGGATATCTCCTTGGGTCGAAATCCCTTTCTGGCTTTCCCACTTGATGATTTTGGATGGCTTTATGACCATCTCGATGATTTACTCTCCTAACCCCTTCAAGATTTTGACCTGCCTTCTTGTCGAATACAACACGGCCCCTAGGGCACAACATGACTTCCGACTTCTTTTTCTGACACCTTCAGAGGAAGTCAAACATCATTTCTTCCTTTTGAGGGAAGGCAACTTTGTTATAATCCTCCTGTCGACATTCACCGTCGACCTCCATAGAGGTTTCTTGAGATAACTCGACCATATTGACCTCCATGTCGATATCCTCAGTGATATTCAACCTTTGGAACTGTATTTGAAGGCCCTCAGTGGCCTTGTCCATTTGAACAAAATCATCAGCGGTTTCTTTGGTGATCATCATTAACTTTGAACTTTCAGCGTCTTCAGCATCGGAGGCATCAACATTTTTGTAGGTAATATCTCATGCAGCCTTTTGAGTGAAATCATCAAGAGGCATTTTCTCGAAGTATTCATGAACCTTGGCCATAACAGGTCCATTGACGATGTCCTTAGTGACTTCAGTCATGTTGAAATCATCAGCGACTTCAATAAGGTTCACTTCTTCTAGTTCAGTATAATGGGCCTCAGCTACTTGTAGAGGATCAGAGTCGATCTTCATCTGGCTCTGTGTTTTGTCTCCGAACTTGAGTCTTCCTTCCTGGATGGCATTTtgcacaagatccctgaaaagaaaacattgagatGTTTTATGACCCAGAAAACCATGGTATTTACAAAACCCTCTTTTCTTTATTTGCCCTAAAGGGGGTACTTTAGCACCCGGAGGTACTATCATTTGACCATCTTTGACTAATAAGTCAAAAATATCGTCACATTTTGTAACGTCGAACATATAAGTTTTCTTAGGAAATTTGTCACTCTTTTTAGGTTCGACATGATTTTTCCCATTCGAAAGTGCTAAAACTTTGCATGCATATGGTGGCCATTGCGTGAATTCAGCAAGGTCGATCTCATTGTCATCGAAGTCTGAAAGTCCATGACATGAACCTTCATCATCATTCCTGAAATCAACGTAGGCTACCCTTTTACCTTTATTTGCCCTAGCCTTTTCTTCCTTCAAATGTTCCAACTATCGAACCCTGTCAGCCAATTGGGCCATATCCCTTAGGTATTGAGTATCTAATTTCTTTCTAATCGAATAGTCGAGGCCCccagcggccatttcgaccagTTCATGCTTTGGTATTTGCGTAAAACACATAGCTTAGAGTAATCGAAACCTATTtagatagtcatcaattggttcACTGAACTTTCGCTTGATACTAGTCAACTCCTTCAAACTTATTTTCGTTTGCCccatgtaaaactgttcatggaacatTCTTTCCAGTTGGTTCCAAGTGTGGATCGAACTTTGGGGCAAGGTGGTGAACCATGTAAAAGCATTCTTTGTGATAGAACTTGGAAAGAATTTTATCCTAAGGCTCTCATTGTTTGACATATCTCCAGCATCAATTAAATATCTAGCCATGTGCTCGACAGTGGACTCAGTGGTATCCCCGACAAACTTggtgaatttggggattttggTTCTAGGGGGTGCTTCTGCCTGCAATATATACTCTGACGCAGGTGACGTATAATTTGGCCTTCTAAGGCCGAAATTTACCCCATTTCGAGCCATAATTCTTTTAACTATAACTACTAGATTATTATCTGCTGCCATATCGCCGTGTCGAACTTGCCGTATGATATCATCATCATTTTGGTTTCTATTCACCATTAATATCCTTGGTTCCCTAGGTATTTATGGTTCGATCCTAGGGGGTACTGCTACTCCCCATTGGTTTTGTGGAATCTGGTTAATGGTGAGGTCATCTTCAAAAGTGGCATCTTAATTTTCTCTTACCCAATCTCTAGGAGGAGGTCGTTGGTGCTGAGGTACACCAAGGAATTCAGAAATTCGTGCCACCTATGTTGTCATTTATTGATTCGACTAAGTCGTATTTTGAATCAGAGGATTCAACACAATGGTCAAAGTCTGAGTCAACATTTGAACCATTTCATGGTTGCTTTCGTCCATCTGTTGCCTCCATGCTGCCGTAGAGTTATTAGTAAGAGTAGGTAGTTGTGTTGTGTGTCTCAAACCTGAAGATTGGTAAGTTTGACCCATGTTAACCCCAGACCCTTGCACTGGAGGATTTATGTTAACCACTAGTTCTGAAAAAGTAGAACCAGCATTCTGTAAATTGGCCATCAttgaagttggcattccatatGGATGTTCTCGACTACCAAATGGTATTGAGAAACCAGGGGATACCAACGACCTATTTGGAATATCTCTAATTGGTGGAGGAGTATGAGGAGGTCCCCTAGGCCCAATGTAGGTTAAAATTGGTTCAGTATGGGAGATCGAATGCGTAGGCATCAAACTCACCATAGACGAAACTACTTCAGACACATGCGTTGTGGCCGTGTTTGCCCCTATCGAAGAAGAATGGGACGTTATGTTACTGGTTGATGGATTTTGAGGGTTTTGGGTATCTGGCGCATTCACATTCACCATCCTTGTATAGGATTCTCTCCCTGTTCGATGTTCGTTGTTTATGGCTATTTTACCACTTCTTAATAACATACAACAAATATTTCCCCAAAAAAAACTTAATAACTAGAACTACACACGCACTCGTAACGTTAGCACttgtcccactgggcgtgccaatttgtttaccttgaaagtcaATAAACAAatgttgatcttccaaatttctaaatttggtcacttgcaggatcgatcagattgatcctagaacatgtgctaattgtttt includes these proteins:
- the LOC127122924 gene encoding uncharacterized protein LOC127122924, producing MPLRAIKGQVVADFIVDHSIDANALNYLELGPWKLYFNGSSHKDGTGVGVVIISPNKIPTKFQYKLEGTFSNNEAEYEALIAGLEMLLELGATRVKIMGDSELVIKQITKEYRCTKENLIMYFIIANRLLKRFEMVSIRHIPRLENQVANNLAQIASEYKISKENLHKVIEVRGKVVATD
- the LOC127122925 gene encoding uncharacterized protein LOC127122925; its protein translation is MVNRNQNDDDIIRQVRHGDMAADNNLVVIVKRIMARNGVNFGLRRPNYTSPASEYILQAEAPPRTKIPKFTKFVGDTTESTVEHMARYLIDAGDMSNNESLRIKFFPSSITKNAFTWFTTLPQSSIHTWNQLERMFHEQFYMGQTKISLKELTSIKRKFSEPIDDYLNRDLVQNAIQEGRLKFGDKTQSQMKIDSDPLQVAEAHYTELEEVNLIEVADDFNMTEVTKDIVNGPVMAKVHEYFEKMPLDDFTQKAA